The Pedobacter roseus genome contains a region encoding:
- a CDS encoding winged helix-turn-helix transcriptional regulator, protein MLTQTLQDELVNRKVYLEVLPKVEYSLTPAGATYYLRQWAEKRIMEQPSQGKKIVTLLHIYCFLQLYHP, encoded by the coding sequence ATGCTTACCCAGACTTTACAAGATGAATTGGTGAATAGAAAAGTATACCTCGAAGTTCTCCCAAAAGTAGAATATTCCCTCACCCCTGCAGGCGCAACTTATTACCTTAGGCAATGGGCAGAGAAAAGGATTATGGAACAGCCTTCGCAAGGAAAAAAAATAGTTACTCTACTCCATATATATTGTTTTCTACAATTGTATCATCCTTAA
- a CDS encoding SusC/RagA family TonB-linked outer membrane protein, whose product MMISCCMLLLSASAFAQSVVKGVVLDNEKIPMAGVTIQVKPGTTKAQTDVEGKYAITVPAGGSQLVFSFVGMETQTVSINNQTTINITMASLNNLDAVVVIGYASVRKSDLTGAATTVSAKDFNKGPLNAPDQLIQGKVAGVQMINNSGQPGGASTVRIRGNSAITGTGQPLYVVDGVALDGRSARPSTNAGVGGLTASAGTGTTPDGNPLNFINPADIESMEILKDASATAIYGSRAAYGVVLITTKRGKSGETKIDVNASAGVGSIARKVDVLTGDEYRAALKKYNLTAGDFGTSVNALDEVLRTAYNQNYSVGISGGNNGNTFRASLAYQNQQGIIKASDFKKYSAGFNGNFKFLESKKLGLDVNMISNQYLENIAPITTDAGFTGSLISQALSWNPTQSFYNPDGSLFIDYGSTTINPLAALAANSDKAKVSTILGSVSPYYKITPWLEYRMLASVNYSTGIRRSSTRSTLNLQGIQPDGAFKGGFASYSNTELLTQQFTNTLNFNKEIASKLNLNAVIGYEYSNFISKGAINTATGFGDIAVDYTDAFEATIPVNRTFVTSNDPTTELQSYFARAIFNYDSKYILTATFRADGSTKFGANNKYGYFPSFAAAWDVKKESFLSDAQWLNQLKLRLGYGKTGNQDFPSGSSQQRFVIRGVDGLVGINNANPDLKWQEDKQTNIGVDFGFLNNKLTGSIDYFNKVTSDLLFPQSAFSPAAPNGVITWYNLDGEVQNKGLEISLNANIIDNDKLSWSFGGNVTFIKNTVKNLTGLIRTGSLSGQGLSGVNLEVIKNGLPLFAMVTRQYNGLDASGFSTYTDDGFTKYYLGNPNPKAIMGLSTSLRYKKFSLTANFNGSFGQSIYNNTANSVLAISNLGTRNISSALVNSGIQESLANPIAASSRYIEKGDYVKLANATINYNIGNIGKAIKSLNIYVNGQNLFVITNYTGFDPEVNVNKSINGVPSAGIDYTAYPTVRTFNFGVNFSL is encoded by the coding sequence ATGATGATAAGTTGCTGCATGCTGCTGCTCAGCGCATCAGCTTTTGCACAAAGCGTAGTTAAGGGCGTTGTACTCGACAATGAAAAGATACCAATGGCCGGTGTAACCATTCAGGTAAAACCAGGTACGACCAAGGCGCAAACCGATGTTGAAGGGAAATATGCCATTACTGTTCCAGCAGGAGGCAGCCAGCTTGTTTTCAGCTTTGTAGGGATGGAAACACAAACCGTTAGTATCAATAACCAAACTACAATCAATATCACCATGGCCTCCTTAAATAACCTGGATGCAGTGGTGGTTATCGGCTATGCTTCTGTAAGGAAAAGCGATTTAACCGGTGCAGCAACCACTGTTTCTGCAAAAGATTTTAACAAGGGCCCTTTAAATGCCCCCGATCAATTGATTCAGGGTAAAGTGGCCGGCGTACAGATGATCAACAACAGCGGTCAGCCGGGAGGCGCTTCTACAGTACGCATCAGGGGTAATTCGGCCATAACAGGTACCGGACAGCCGCTTTATGTGGTGGATGGTGTTGCCCTGGACGGCAGATCGGCCAGGCCGTCAACCAATGCTGGTGTTGGAGGCTTAACCGCCAGCGCAGGTACAGGTACCACACCTGATGGCAACCCTTTAAACTTTATCAACCCGGCCGACATCGAATCGATGGAAATCCTTAAAGATGCATCTGCGACAGCCATTTACGGTTCGCGTGCAGCTTACGGTGTGGTTTTAATTACCACAAAAAGAGGAAAATCGGGCGAAACTAAAATTGATGTAAACGCATCAGCAGGTGTTGGAAGTATTGCCAGAAAAGTGGATGTACTAACGGGTGATGAATATAGGGCAGCGCTGAAAAAGTACAACCTTACTGCAGGCGATTTTGGCACCAGTGTTAATGCATTAGATGAAGTGTTGCGTACGGCTTACAACCAAAACTATTCGGTAGGGATTAGCGGAGGTAATAACGGCAATACCTTTAGAGCATCACTCGCCTATCAAAATCAACAGGGAATTATTAAGGCATCGGACTTTAAAAAATATAGTGCAGGTTTTAACGGCAATTTCAAATTCCTGGAGAGCAAAAAACTGGGGTTGGATGTGAACATGATTAGTAACCAATACTTAGAAAACATTGCTCCAATTACTACTGATGCAGGTTTTACAGGCAGTTTAATCAGTCAGGCTTTATCCTGGAATCCTACCCAGTCATTTTATAACCCAGATGGCAGTTTATTTATCGATTATGGCTCAACCACCATAAATCCATTAGCGGCTCTGGCTGCAAACAGCGATAAGGCAAAGGTTTCTACCATTTTAGGAAGTGTATCCCCATATTACAAAATTACGCCCTGGTTAGAGTACAGGATGCTGGCCAGCGTGAATTATAGTACGGGTATTAGGAGGTCTTCTACCAGAAGTACCTTAAATCTTCAGGGTATTCAACCTGATGGGGCGTTTAAAGGTGGTTTTGCCAGTTATTCGAATACCGAACTGTTAACACAACAGTTTACCAATACCTTAAATTTCAATAAAGAAATTGCCAGTAAACTAAATTTAAATGCCGTTATTGGTTATGAATATTCTAATTTTATTAGTAAAGGCGCCATTAATACAGCTACCGGCTTTGGTGATATTGCGGTAGATTATACCGATGCATTTGAAGCCACCATACCGGTTAACCGTACTTTTGTAACCAGTAATGACCCCACAACGGAGTTACAATCTTATTTTGCCAGGGCTATTTTTAATTATGATAGTAAATATATCTTAACAGCTACTTTCAGGGCCGATGGATCAACTAAGTTTGGAGCCAATAATAAATATGGCTATTTCCCCTCTTTTGCTGCTGCCTGGGATGTTAAAAAGGAAAGTTTTTTAAGTGACGCGCAATGGCTTAACCAGTTAAAATTAAGATTGGGCTATGGCAAAACAGGTAACCAGGATTTCCCATCAGGATCTTCTCAACAGCGTTTTGTAATCAGGGGCGTTGATGGTTTAGTGGGCATCAATAACGCCAATCCGGATTTAAAATGGCAGGAAGATAAACAAACCAATATTGGTGTTGATTTTGGCTTCTTAAACAATAAACTAACAGGATCTATTGATTACTTTAATAAAGTTACCTCCGATTTATTGTTTCCTCAGAGCGCCTTCTCACCTGCTGCACCCAATGGTGTAATTACCTGGTATAATTTAGATGGAGAAGTGCAGAACAAAGGGCTGGAAATTAGCCTGAATGCCAATATCATAGATAATGATAAGCTATCATGGTCTTTCGGCGGTAATGTTACTTTTATTAAAAATACAGTTAAAAACCTTACCGGATTAATCAGAACAGGATCATTAAGTGGCCAGGGATTAAGCGGGGTAAATTTAGAGGTGATCAAAAATGGCTTGCCATTATTTGCCATGGTAACCAGACAATACAATGGTTTAGATGCAAGTGGATTTTCTACCTATACAGATGATGGTTTCACCAAATATTACCTTGGAAATCCGAATCCTAAAGCAATTATGGGTTTAAGCACTAGCCTGAGGTACAAAAAATTCTCATTAACAGCCAATTTTAATGGCTCATTTGGTCAGAGCATTTATAACAATACGGCAAATTCGGTTTTAGCCATTTCAAATCTGGGTACGAGGAATATTTCTTCAGCACTCGTTAATTCGGGCATTCAGGAATCATTAGCAAACCCTATTGCCGCTTCATCAAGATATATTGAAAAGGGAGATTATGTAAAATTAGCCAATGCCACCATTAATTATAACATTGGTAATATTGGTAAAGCCATAAAATCACTCAATATCTATGTTAATGGTCAGAATCTGTTCGTCATCACCAATTATACAGGTTTCGATCCGGAGGTAAATGTAAATAAAAGCATCAATGGCGTACCATCAGCAGGCATAGATTATACGGCCTATCCTACTGTCAGAACTTTCAATTTTGGTGTTAATTTTTCACTTTAA
- a CDS encoding RagB/SusD family nutrient uptake outer membrane protein: MKNKYIISFVAATLALSGCTKLDENLNGQVNSGALGSNDVPGLITASYTAMRGPYQAPWNWSALQEVTSDEVIVPTRAGDWDDNGAWRALHLHKWAADDARISDVFRDLNSISYVSTNVLGFNPTPAQAATARFIRAFSEFSVLDGWGQVPYRDPGEGVTKPSRVRNAADEIAYLINELTAIIPLLPNGPATEANKNAARTLLMKIYLNKGAILNRAAPTFDQADMAKVISLADEIATGGYKLTANYFDNFAPSNNTLSTENIFTSQNSAGVTGSDLDGMWKCTLHYNQNPNGYNGFSTLSNFYNKFEATDTRRGGNYTGQTNISGIRVGFLIGQQFDQKGVALKDRKGNPLAFTPEVSIIERDPNHLEVAGIRVVKYPIDYANTGSKKPDNDWVYYRYADVLLMKAEALLRTSQPAPALTIVNQIRTTRGASAFTSLTLDNLLDERGRELYWESFRRQDLIRFGKFLAAWQEKPASEAKYLVFPIPDNQLGNPNLVQNPGY, translated from the coding sequence ATGAAAAATAAATATATCATCAGCTTCGTAGCCGCTACCCTTGCGCTATCGGGCTGTACCAAACTAGATGAAAACTTAAATGGCCAGGTGAATTCAGGTGCACTGGGATCAAATGACGTTCCCGGATTAATTACAGCTAGTTATACCGCCATGAGGGGCCCTTACCAGGCACCATGGAACTGGTCTGCCCTGCAGGAAGTAACCTCTGATGAAGTAATTGTACCCACACGTGCAGGCGATTGGGATGATAACGGCGCCTGGCGTGCCCTTCATTTGCATAAATGGGCAGCAGATGATGCCAGGATTTCGGATGTTTTCAGAGATTTAAACAGTATTAGCTACGTAAGCACAAATGTATTGGGTTTTAATCCTACGCCAGCACAGGCCGCAACTGCACGTTTCATCAGGGCATTTTCTGAGTTTTCGGTTTTGGATGGCTGGGGCCAGGTACCTTATCGCGATCCGGGAGAAGGTGTAACCAAACCATCGAGGGTTAGAAATGCAGCCGATGAAATTGCTTATTTAATTAATGAGTTAACCGCCATTATTCCGCTGTTGCCAAATGGTCCGGCGACTGAAGCCAATAAAAATGCAGCCCGAACGCTGCTCATGAAGATTTACCTCAATAAAGGAGCAATTTTAAACCGTGCGGCACCAACTTTCGATCAGGCAGATATGGCCAAAGTAATTTCTCTTGCGGATGAAATTGCAACTGGCGGATACAAGCTTACAGCTAATTATTTCGATAATTTTGCTCCTTCAAACAATACACTTTCTACAGAAAATATTTTCACCTCGCAAAACTCTGCTGGTGTAACGGGCAGCGATTTAGACGGTATGTGGAAATGTACCCTGCATTACAACCAAAACCCCAATGGATACAATGGTTTTTCTACATTATCTAACTTCTACAATAAATTCGAGGCTACTGATACCCGAAGAGGAGGAAATTATACAGGGCAAACCAACATCTCCGGAATCAGGGTAGGCTTTTTAATTGGTCAGCAGTTCGATCAGAAAGGGGTTGCATTAAAAGACAGGAAAGGCAATCCTTTAGCCTTTACCCCTGAAGTGAGCATCATCGAACGCGATCCTAACCACCTGGAAGTTGCCGGGATAAGGGTTGTTAAATATCCCATTGATTATGCCAATACCGGATCAAAAAAACCAGATAACGATTGGGTTTATTACCGTTATGCCGACGTATTGTTAATGAAAGCAGAAGCATTGTTAAGAACCTCTCAACCTGCACCGGCATTGACGATTGTTAACCAGATCAGAACAACCAGAGGTGCTTCGGCATTTACCAGCTTAACATTGGATAACCTGCTTGATGAACGTGGAAGAGAACTTTATTGGGAAAGCTTTAGAAGGCAGGATTTGATCCGCTTCGGAAAATTTCTTGCAGCCTGGCAGGAAAAACCCGCCAGTGAGGCAAAATACCTGGTATTCCCGATTCCGGATAACCAGCTTGGAAATCCAAACCTTGTTCAGAATCCGGGTTATTAA
- a CDS encoding response regulator transcription factor: protein MKILVIEDEQALSDSILAYFTGEGNICELARDFASASEKIAVYHYDCILLDLGLPGGEGLELLTQLKSTNKKDGVLIISARHSLDDRLAGLDLGADDYLVKPFHLSELKARVSAIVRRKNFDGNNVISFNEIKVDVSAMKITVNDQPVALTKKEFDLLIYFISNKNKVVTKNAMAEHLWGDEMDLSDDFDFIYTHVKNLKKKLSEAGAKDYLRSVYGIGYKFSSQ from the coding sequence ATGAAAATTTTGGTCATTGAAGATGAACAGGCACTTTCTGATAGTATTCTTGCCTATTTTACTGGTGAGGGCAATATCTGTGAACTCGCAAGAGATTTTGCTTCGGCTTCCGAAAAAATAGCAGTTTACCATTACGACTGCATTTTGCTTGATCTTGGCCTGCCTGGTGGTGAGGGGCTAGAGCTGTTGACCCAGCTGAAGAGTACCAATAAAAAAGATGGGGTATTGATTATTTCGGCCAGGCATTCGCTCGATGACCGTTTGGCCGGACTTGATCTTGGTGCCGATGACTACCTGGTAAAACCTTTCCACCTTTCTGAGCTGAAAGCCAGGGTAAGTGCAATTGTAAGAAGAAAGAATTTTGATGGAAATAATGTAATTAGCTTTAATGAGATCAAGGTTGATGTTTCGGCGATGAAAATTACGGTAAACGATCAGCCTGTTGCACTCACCAAAAAAGAGTTCGACCTGTTAATTTATTTCATCTCCAACAAAAATAAAGTAGTCACTAAAAATGCCATGGCCGAACACCTTTGGGGTGATGAAATGGACCTTTCGGATGATTTTGATTTCATTTATACTCATGTTAAAAACCTAAAGAAAAAGCTTAGCGAGGCAGGTGCAAAAGACTATCTGCGTTCTGTTTATGGAATTGGTTATAAATTTAGCAGCCAATGA
- a CDS encoding ABC transporter ATP-binding protein, with product MKEKPFTDESVEKVIEIKGLNKSFGNYTVLENASLDLYKGENLVVLGKSGTGKSVLIKIIIGLLKPDSGLVRVLNQVVDEISYEELLALRLRVGFSFQNSALYDSMTVRENLEFPLVRNRKDLSKEEVKSSVEEMLDAVGLSQTINQMPSELSGGQRKRIGIARTLILRPEIMLYDEPTAGLDPITSREINKLINDVQERYHTSAIIITHDLTCAKEVGNRVAMLIERNFDRKGTFEQVFNSGDKQAQPFFDYNFIQ from the coding sequence ATGAAAGAAAAACCATTTACGGACGAAAGCGTCGAAAAAGTAATCGAGATCAAAGGGCTGAACAAATCTTTTGGCAACTATACCGTGCTCGAAAATGCCTCGCTTGATTTATATAAAGGCGAAAACCTGGTGGTTCTGGGCAAATCGGGAACAGGAAAATCGGTACTGATTAAAATTATTATTGGCTTGCTTAAACCCGATTCGGGACTGGTGCGCGTATTGAACCAGGTGGTGGATGAAATCTCCTACGAAGAACTGCTTGCCCTTAGGTTAAGGGTTGGTTTTTCATTCCAGAACAGTGCGCTGTATGATAGTATGACGGTAAGGGAAAACCTGGAATTTCCTTTGGTGCGCAACCGGAAAGACCTGAGCAAAGAGGAAGTAAAATCATCAGTAGAAGAAATGCTGGATGCCGTAGGCCTTTCGCAAACCATTAACCAGATGCCATCAGAACTTTCGGGCGGACAACGGAAACGGATTGGTATTGCCAGAACTTTAATTCTAAGACCCGAAATTATGCTTTATGATGAGCCAACTGCCGGTCTGGACCCGATTACCTCACGCGAAATCAATAAACTCATTAACGACGTACAGGAACGTTACCATACCAGTGCCATCATCATTACCCACGATCTTACCTGCGCCAAAGAAGTAGGCAACAGGGTAGCCATGCTGATTGAACGCAATTTCGACAGAAAAGGCACTTTCGAGCAGGTGTTTAACTCGGGTGATAAACAGGCACAACCATTTTTCGATTACAATTTTATACAATAA
- a CDS encoding MlaD family protein, which yields MNENRKKITVGIFIAIGILIFVLGIFTLGSQKKTFVKSFTLSVVFNDIQGLKKGNNVWFSGVKIGTIKKIDFFGTSQVKVLLSIEEDVHKYIHKDAGASIGADGLIGNKIVVLTGGNPKFPFVEDGDMLKVNTSLSTDDIMKTLQVNNKNLVDVTGDFKILARNLIDGKGAAGALLSDQELATNFKSMVANLNRTSIATAQSAELLGRFGKTLNTKNGLMDKMLTDTAVFKKLERSAATLQKSVESASSLAANLDAASAKLKTSDNAAGLLLNDQKTAEQVRTIMLNLEKSSKKLDEDLEAVQSNFLLRGFFKKRAKDSLALKKQQ from the coding sequence ATGAACGAAAACAGAAAAAAAATAACAGTAGGTATTTTCATCGCGATAGGTATCCTGATTTTTGTACTGGGCATATTTACCCTTGGAAGTCAGAAGAAAACATTTGTTAAAAGTTTTACGCTCAGTGTGGTTTTTAACGATATACAAGGTTTAAAAAAGGGAAATAATGTATGGTTTTCGGGTGTAAAAATCGGAACCATCAAAAAAATCGACTTTTTTGGCACTTCACAGGTAAAAGTATTGCTCAGCATTGAGGAAGATGTACATAAATACATCCATAAAGATGCCGGTGCAAGCATTGGCGCCGATGGATTGATTGGTAATAAAATTGTGGTATTAACAGGGGGTAATCCTAAATTTCCTTTTGTTGAAGATGGAGACATGCTAAAAGTGAATACTTCACTTTCTACCGACGATATTATGAAAACTTTGCAGGTAAACAATAAAAACCTGGTGGATGTAACCGGCGACTTTAAAATACTGGCCAGAAACCTGATTGATGGAAAAGGTGCTGCAGGTGCTTTATTATCCGATCAGGAGCTTGCTACAAATTTCAAATCGATGGTGGCCAACCTAAACCGTACCTCTATTGCTACTGCACAAAGTGCCGAACTTTTAGGCCGTTTTGGAAAAACATTGAATACCAAAAACGGACTAATGGATAAAATGCTGACGGATACAGCGGTATTTAAAAAACTGGAACGATCGGCTGCTACCTTACAAAAATCTGTAGAATCGGCATCCAGTTTAGCGGCTAACCTCGATGCAGCATCTGCAAAACTAAAAACTTCAGACAATGCTGCCGGATTGTTACTAAACGACCAGAAAACAGCAGAACAGGTGAGAACAATTATGCTCAACCTGGAAAAAAGCAGTAAAAAATTAGACGAAGACCTGGAAGCTGTACAAAGCAATTTCCTATTGCGTGGTTTTTTCAAAAAGCGGGCAAAAGATTCATTGGCATTAAAAAAACAACAATAG
- a CDS encoding sensor histidine kinase, with translation MKLSSRYNRANIITSIIVLIITGIIYYLVIHLILTNKLDRDLAVEENEIRQYTQTYKKLPLPATYLDQQVSYGEPRGDSADIREFSYTTYLNPKEKELEPGRSLVTTVNLNGKTVIVTITKSRVESEDLVRIILLITLGITVLLLVSLLLINRFVLSRLWKPFYQVLNRMKAFEVTRMDNIKEEPTKIDEFNELNRSVNAMAEKVKQDYKELKSFTDNASHEMMTPLAIINSKLDSLLQTESFTEQQGALLEDIYQATGRLSRLHQSLLLLAKIENNLISDVQEVDLKELIEAKIRQFSELFECDGLKVEVKLSERKLTMSRYLADILLNNLISNAVRHNMSGGKILIELNAEKLMVSNTGKKLNIQNRMFDRFSKSATSEGMGLGLAISKQICNLYGFSIEYGQVENLHIFTIYLA, from the coding sequence ATGAAACTCTCCAGCCGTTATAACAGGGCAAACATCATCACCTCCATCATTGTGCTAATCATTACCGGGATCATCTATTATCTGGTGATCCACCTTATATTAACCAATAAGCTTGATAGAGACCTTGCGGTTGAAGAAAATGAGATCAGGCAATATACCCAAACCTATAAGAAACTGCCGCTGCCGGCCACCTATCTTGATCAACAGGTTTCTTACGGCGAGCCTAGAGGCGATAGTGCTGACATCCGCGAATTTAGTTATACCACGTATCTAAACCCCAAAGAGAAAGAATTGGAGCCGGGAAGAAGCCTGGTAACCACGGTGAACCTTAACGGAAAAACGGTAATTGTTACCATCACAAAATCGCGTGTAGAATCAGAAGATCTGGTCAGGATTATTTTATTGATTACCTTGGGCATCACTGTTTTACTTTTAGTTTCATTGCTATTGATTAACAGGTTTGTGTTGAGCAGGTTATGGAAGCCATTTTACCAGGTGCTAAACCGGATGAAAGCTTTTGAGGTGACGCGAATGGATAACATCAAAGAGGAGCCTACGAAGATAGATGAGTTTAACGAGCTCAATAGATCAGTAAACGCAATGGCCGAAAAGGTGAAACAGGATTATAAAGAACTTAAAAGTTTTACCGATAATGCTTCGCATGAAATGATGACGCCGCTGGCCATAATCAATTCTAAACTCGACTCGCTTTTGCAGACCGAATCTTTTACCGAACAGCAGGGCGCATTACTGGAAGATATTTACCAGGCCACGGGCAGACTTTCGAGATTGCATCAGTCGCTTTTATTGTTGGCCAAAATCGAAAACAACCTTATTTCGGATGTGCAGGAGGTAGATCTGAAAGAATTAATCGAAGCAAAAATTCGTCAGTTTTCCGAACTTTTTGAATGCGATGGTTTAAAGGTGGAGGTAAAGCTGTCAGAACGAAAATTAACCATGAGCCGCTACCTGGCCGATATTCTTTTGAATAACCTGATCAGCAATGCCGTAAGGCACAATATGAGCGGTGGAAAGATATTGATCGAATTAAACGCAGAGAAACTAATGGTATCCAATACCGGTAAAAAACTCAATATCCAAAACCGCATGTTCGACCGTTTTTCGAAATCGGCAACATCAGAAGGAATGGGGCTTGGATTGGCCATCAGCAAGCAGATCTGTAATCTTTACGGTTTCAGTATTGAATACGGTCAAGTTGAAAATCTGCATATTTTTACAATTTATTTAGCTTAA
- a CDS encoding MlaE family ABC transporter permease, which yields MATEKDLNANQDELKPVGRFAAWFITLYDVFKFIGRFFKEAFLPPYELKELVRQCYEIGYRSALLISTTGFITGLVFTKQSRPSLSEFGATSWLPSLVGIALLRTLAPLLTGLIAAGKVGSSIGAELGSMKVSEQIDAMEVSATNPFKFLVSTRVLAATITMPILTFYTAMVGMLGALLNVSVNEGTSATTFFQSSLESITYLDIIASTVKAILFGFTIAIVGCYQGYNSSKGTEGVGKAANSSVVIAMFLIFVEEVVCVQIFSLFNT from the coding sequence ATGGCAACAGAGAAAGATTTAAATGCCAATCAAGACGAGCTAAAGCCAGTTGGGCGTTTTGCAGCCTGGTTTATTACACTTTACGACGTTTTTAAATTTATAGGCAGGTTTTTTAAAGAAGCCTTCCTCCCACCTTACGAATTAAAAGAACTGGTGAGGCAATGTTATGAAATTGGTTATCGTTCTGCCCTATTAATTTCCACAACCGGTTTTATTACCGGTCTGGTATTTACGAAGCAATCGAGGCCATCGCTTTCTGAATTCGGTGCCACATCCTGGCTTCCATCACTGGTGGGAATCGCTTTATTGCGGACGCTGGCACCTTTACTTACCGGATTAATTGCTGCCGGAAAAGTAGGATCGAGTATCGGGGCAGAACTGGGCTCGATGAAAGTGAGTGAACAGATTGATGCCATGGAGGTTTCGGCCACCAATCCTTTCAAATTTCTGGTGAGTACGCGTGTACTGGCGGCTACGATAACGATGCCTATCCTAACGTTTTACACCGCTATGGTTGGTATGCTGGGTGCACTGCTTAATGTTTCGGTAAATGAAGGAACAAGTGCCACCACCTTTTTTCAAAGCTCACTCGAAAGCATTACTTATCTGGATATTATTGCTTCTACCGTTAAAGCGATCCTTTTTGGCTTCACCATTGCTATTGTAGGCTGTTATCAGGGCTACAATTCCTCAAAAGGTACCGAAGGTGTGGGTAAAGCGGCTAACTCATCAGTAGTAATCGCCATGTTCCTCATTTTTGTGGAAGAAGTAGTGTGTGTACAGATATTCAGTTTGTTTAATACCTAA
- a CDS encoding phosphatase PAP2 family protein, which translates to MRRLILSTIFFITALSFCSAQVIDSALAAPADSTARWYAGNIIPKAKFRPLTFIAPAVLMGYGFAAVYDHGALKQLDVSTKDELQEDHPLFAAHVDDYLQFAPAAAVYALNISGVKGKHNLFDASMLYVTSAAIMGVSTHFVKQGIGRERPDDSGTNSFPSGHTASAFMAAEFLHQEYKDVNPWIGYAGYFVATATGTLRMYNNKHWFSDVVAGAGFGIASTKIAYLLYPYMKSLFTTKKEGKFTLMPFHQPGSTGLMLSGRF; encoded by the coding sequence ATGCGTAGATTAATTCTTTCCACCATATTTTTTATCACTGCCCTATCTTTTTGTTCTGCGCAGGTTATTGATTCTGCTTTAGCTGCTCCTGCAGATTCTACTGCAAGATGGTATGCGGGAAATATCATCCCAAAGGCTAAATTCAGGCCACTTACCTTTATTGCACCAGCGGTATTGATGGGTTATGGTTTCGCTGCGGTTTATGATCATGGTGCGCTCAAACAGCTCGATGTGAGTACTAAGGATGAATTACAGGAAGACCATCCGCTTTTTGCCGCACACGTTGATGATTATTTGCAGTTTGCCCCGGCTGCTGCGGTTTATGCACTCAATATTTCAGGTGTTAAAGGAAAACATAATCTCTTTGATGCTTCTATGCTTTACGTAACTTCTGCAGCCATTATGGGTGTTTCTACCCATTTTGTAAAACAGGGCATAGGCAGGGAGAGACCCGATGATTCGGGTACCAATTCTTTTCCATCAGGCCATACCGCATCGGCCTTTATGGCGGCAGAATTTCTTCATCAGGAATATAAAGATGTAAATCCCTGGATTGGTTATGCAGGGTATTTTGTGGCCACTGCTACAGGTACACTCAGGATGTACAATAACAAACACTGGTTTAGCGATGTGGTAGCAGGTGCCGGTTTCGGTATAGCCTCTACTAAAATCGCCTATCTCCTTTATCCTTATATGAAAAGCCTTTTTACCACAAAAAAAGAAGGTAAATTTACCTTAATGCCTTTTCACCAGCCGGGAAGCACCGGGCTGATGCTTTCAGGTAGATTTTAG